The sequence CAGCACTGAGGACATTCCTGGCAAGACATTACAATggaaaatgaatggatgaaaattTACAATGGACAGGAAACCCTGTATGATTAGGGGTGCATGGGTACCGgttcagaaaattcaggtctaggtacgtaggatcaggtccagggtacggacctgattcagtatgtgaaaactttgtgaatggatgatactcaaaacaatggtccattttgctacaaagaaatctgttttgtgaagtattcgactcccactgacgttttaaaatcctacaaagctaactgcctctgtatgactgtaaaagttggcagaaattactatagactctacttcgCCCGTTATTGTCCTCGATAGGTAGGCCCCCAAACGACTGAATGCCTGATcacataatctgttcattttccaatcggtccaacatccggtccaccgaattttttcaggtccggtttttctggacccgtccaataagaaaaaacgatTTCGTACCGCGGTACCCACAACTATTTATGATCATTACCTGCTATTCATCAGCAACCTGATAGGGGGTGCTTCTGTATGGGTATTTCAGTATGATTAGCAGTATGTTCTAGAAAGTAAGGTTTAGGAACTTGAACTCCATGTAACACAAAGAAACTGacagttggaaacaagctgttACAGTGAGATTACTGTTTATTGCCCATGAAGAAAAGATATGTTCCACAAGTCGAAACCATTTTGGCCCGTCGAGAAAGTTCCACAGATTATCAAAGCAACTGTCATGTAGTAAGGCTAAGATTTTTGTCAGTTCTCTCAGtcgtaaaaagaaaataatgctCTACTGGAATATAGGGAAAAAATTGATCATTACTAATGGTGAACTCTATACTTTCGTTTCCAATTGATTTTAGTTTTCCTTCCATCTTCAATcttttcatgatgttttctttCTAAACATTTTCTCACAAATCTCCAtggatgtaacgctagttcacctttattcgcagggtaacctttatccgttgtatttaaaccagggtatttcgggatatcatgTTGACGGACggaggtctcaaactgcattataatgaaaaaaaatgcaatttgaagtCACCATCTATCAACTTCATGTCcctaaatatcatgtttttaggttcaacggatataggttaccccgcgaataaagttgaactagcgttaagttCGTATGTCATCAGAATGATCACAAAGTACAATCATGATTGTCTTCTTCATATTTCAAAGTTGAATACCATAGAAATGCTTGGTATATGCTAGTAAGTACAAGGCAACCTttgcatacatacattgtataaggaATCTCTGGAGGATGCAACAAACAACAAGAAAGcttataagaaataaaaatattgaaaacaattgcaGAAAGAATAGCCAATCtttcaaaaattacatgcaagttcatgttgataaaacaaaaatgtccctaCTACATTTAAAAGCTTTACAATTAAACAATATGTACAAGTGGTActtgtaaaatacatgtaatttgtatcaAAACCTACGCTTCACCATCACACTGCAGATAAACCACCCATAATAAAGCAACTGTTTACATGAAAACAAATACCTTGGGTAACATATACAGCTAGCCTCGTATACAAAACCTACCATAGACATAGCTATCCAGtctttttgtcttcttgtgCAAATAGTTGCGTAAGAGCACGAAGAAacgttactgtacaaaactagATCAACTACAGTCCTAATCTTATTCATCTACTCCGTTAACCGACCAAATATGTATTACTATTGTGGTAAAATGTCGCatatcattttcaaaaacacataaaatttGTGACATTCAACGATATAAAAGTCCTTGCTTACAAAAAGTTATGTTGGCTAAGCCTtcattcaaataaaaaaagagaaaaaaaaacattgacttGAAGATTTGAAATGGATTACACTTAACATATTCCTCCAAAGGTAGGTAAAAAAGGAACACTTTTGATTCATTTTAGTCAGCAGTGCCACAACACCTCACAAttttgttaatctccaagcagatcctacggtggcataagatgaAATGAAACTCTTCTACTGGCTAAGCTCTTAttccaccgtaggatctgcttggaaattacaattGGTCACCTGCTGCACTAATGTGTAAAACATTTGCATATTgatgatttgcatatttatgATTTGCATATTCGTGACTCCTCCAAGAACACCACGGTGACAGCAGTTCAGACTAGGCTTGTGCTTGGATGTCCTCCATCTGGATGGCGACGTTTCCGCCCTGATCCGCCTCGGCCTCAGGTTCCTCCCTGATGGCACTGTCTGGGTGCAGGCCTGAGGAGGGAGTGGACCTGTGGAATACAGGAAAACATAAATCTATATCAAAACAATCCttctgaaacaaccagaggggcaagtagaacagaaagaaacaacatgcccccacccgggatcgaacccggggcggcagattacaaatcatgaccgctatcgctgtcgccacaaaagctctagagcccttgggcaaggacgataggcggtacttaacaccactgttacactactcccccttttcttttcaagattcgtcctcaaATCTCCGAGTttgacatccctgtgtggcacatccgctagcctgttactcacagcgtcggcatgggaaccagtgaaacaaccagaggggcgagtagaacagaaagaaacaacatgccccctacccgggatcgaacccggggcagcagattacaaatcatcaccgctatcgctgtcgccacaaaagctctagagcccttgggcaaggacggtaggcggtacttaaacaccacttctaacatcacaaaatccACActtaatagaaaaggtgggatctttcatCTTTCACTATGtccaaaaaagaagtcgaacccaacagCTCagaatctagagttagcttttagagcTATGTAGACTCTTGTATATTGCTTGTACTGTATTGTACCCTTCCATGTTATGagcaatactcaaaacatttAGGGTTCGATTTTCTAACCTGGCAGTGCGACGGCGTGGTGCGGCCACCGGCTTCTTGCGGGACTTCTGGAAGCGCGACACTCCCCTGGTACTGATGCGTCTGCGGTACGGGTTCTGTGGAATGGAGAATTCTTCTGGTCAGAACGTTGACATAGAAATGAATTTGAGTCCCACTAAATTACTGGAAATCTCATCTGGCCTTGGTTGATAGAATTTTTCGTCAATGACTGTTATTACAAGTAAgcaaacgtacctccaaattttcgatggcaagaagatccacgcaagtcttgacctagttctcgcaactctcgcgagagctaggtcactccgtgatcaagatggactggatagccatcgaaaatttggaggtacgtttgcttacctttaataacagtcactgattgatgaaaaattctattaactgtgaacatatgtgactaatgaatctcttcaacaacaTCTGGCCTTGACTATGAAGACAGGCCATGGTACAAtgtgcatactgtaaatgcagaaatgttggtGGTGGTTTTGTTTTATATTGAATTTGCGGTTCTCGCAAGGTAGTCTTACCTTAACTTCACTTAAAACCtttgcgaacatttttccatgacagtatgtgactacagtttatggcactaccgcaaacttaaaaccaccccgaacactccactttccggctaatgcaaaagtaaatcccccgcgaacttagatgcatttacaccgattgaaaaatacaacacagtataTTCTGTATTctcaaaggtacatgtaccagcccgaccgcggctAGAAGGTGATAACTttcaatacgggtgttccggaccgaaTGGTAAGTTGGGTTATCATATGGGGCTCTActgttatcacacgggctttaATAGAATGCACAAAATGAGCTGCTGTCGATAACttgaatacctgatttggatGTTGGAATCGCTGTTGCCACTCCTGGTGCATTTTCCATTTAATGTGTGTGCTCTTGTGTGGGTTAAAATGACATACATAAAAATACCTTGGATGACATGAAAtatcactcactcgctcgctcactcactcactcactctcactcactgactcactcactgactgactgactcactcactttctctctctctctctctctcactcactcactcagttgTTTTGGTCTATATATGGAATATCTTATCTACTGTGTCTTGTGTATTTTTAGTGAGACCATGATTATCACAATACTGTGAGGTAGTTTTTTACTTCATAGTTCTCATAGATGGCGTTATCATCCGTAGGTGGCCCATTCTTGGAAGGCACAAGTCGGGAAACTTCCTTGGGGCTGTCATCTGTAGGAAAGAGTGCAGGACATGTAAACCAAAGCATCGCCACCTAATTCACATTTCAAGGTGATACCTGTTCATTTGCATCATACCTATCAAGGAGTATCCTTTAATATGTGTATCTACAAAATCTGATCAATAAGATTGTGGCCTCACCCAGACAATGGGTGTACAATAATGTTtaaggtaacgctagttcacctttatctgaggggtaacctatatccgttgataaCGCCGTACTAGTACTTGGATATCAAGTCGCCCAACGTTGGCCTCAAATTGCGATGTTTTtaatacataaaaacatactatatattgcagtttgaaaccaccctccgtcgacttgatatccataaaaaCCTTTTCTTAaaaaacgaatataggttaccccgcaaataaaggtgaactagcgttatacaatgtagtatttATACAGTGCAAAGTCTTAATGACTGTCTACCAAAATTTACATCATTGTGATCATTGCTTTGCAGGCAACAACCAGTAAAGTTAAGCCAGAGTGAAACAAAAACgaaattgagctgcgacctgaggtgtacAGGCCAACTTGCTCGACTGaaagacagatacatgtacattgtaacgctgtttcaactttatccgAGGATAACCTATATAcgttgtgtgtttgtaagaaaaaaaatatttagggatatgaggTCGATGGACGGcagtttcaaatcggaacattttgaaaatactgtattacaaatttgaaaccactgtcagcagactagcgtcctaaatgtgctgtttttaaagacaccccacggataaaggtgaactagcattaccaaCTTCTCCATTTATAGATAAAATATTAAGGAATGCTCATGAAACATTTTGACGAAGATTTTTGTGGAACATGAcccacacagctctgatcacAGCTCGAGCCACTCAACTATTGATTTCTAGAAAGGACATtgactggaaagtaatgaccacAATGAAACAGACATTACATGAAACAGACATTAGATTATTGattccagtaaaaaaaaattggctgtTTTGTGTAGAATTTCTCATAGGATCTTTCTACTTTTCTTTTATGTCAGAGGCAACAAAagataaaacacaacaaaacatcaaaCTCTAAACAGTGACAAGTACAATGAGGTGAAAACAATTTTTCTCCAACCAACATGAAATCTACAAGAATGTAAAATTAATGATTCTAAGAATCAAAGACATCATATTCATTGCTGCTTCTATAAAAGTTATGTGAGCTCATAGCATACAGTTCTTAGTGCACTGGAGGAAAGCAGTTCAAAGAGCAAAACagcttttaaagaaaaaaattaataacaaTCATAATACTTGTCTATTAATATTacaataataattattatagtACAACATGTAACCAATTTACTGAttgtaccaaaaaaaaattacaaaatagttAATATCAGATGGACCACTACCGTTATTACTGCCCCGATTTTCCTTTCAACACTCACCTTTGGATGATGTTTGAGGGAGGGTTTGTGAAAAATTAGTTGGAGAAAACCCCTCAAATGCCCAAGAAAAATGTTAGCATCAACACTCAATTTTAACCCTTCACATGCTGATGGGTACCTTTCTTGCCAACCAACCCACTACTGAAACCATTCAAAGGGTTACCGTGACCTTTGGCCACAAGTTTAGGAGTTTAAGTAACCTTTCAACCACAAAGTCAACAAAATTAATAGATTATCCAACCTtaacttgtaacgttagttcacctttatccgcggggtaacctatatccgttgtgttgctaaacagggtatccaggggtATCAAGTTGTTGAACGGTAGTTTctaattgtactattttcaagatcttgcagtttaaaaccaccatctgtGGACTTGATACccttaaatacatttttcttaaaaagaacggataaaggttaccccacggataaaggtcaactagcatTACtactacaacagttactgtatatttTGGAATGAAACGATCGCTAAAGCGTATTAGTCTATAGTGTCATGTTAGCTTGATAAATGTTTCACCAACTAGGTGCCATGTTAGTGTGGAGAGTTAGTCTGGTGGACTATGAAGCAAAGCAACACACGCCTCAAACCTTCTAAAGTGTTAGTTGGCTGATTGGTGCTGTTGCATGTATCAGATGGGATGTCAGACGGGTCAGACCATTACCAACTCGGACCACAGCTAATCAGTACCTAGACCGagtcctaaccctaacccaacaTATAGGTCGAGTTCTAACCCCAAACCTTAGCCACACCCATGTCAAGCCCTAGACCTTAACCCTTTAACAACACCTAGGTCGAGTtgtaaccccaaccctaacctaGCACCTACAATGTAGGTTAAGTCCTAATCCTAACCAAACACCTAGGTCGAGACTGAGATAGAGTCCTAACCCCACCCCTAACTCAAACCCAACACCCATGTCAAGTCCTAAACCCAAATCCTATTATGTATACCAAAAATTAGGTTTAAAAAAACCCCACAGAATCCAAACCGGCTAGGTCTAGACCCATCCCTAacgatatttatttatttatttatttctgttttctttaaccaGGGTATGCTCCGATCAGTGACTGACActgtttttcatggaggccctggatacataaacaaataacaatacatacaatacaatatttacataattacaaaaacaaaaccacatCCTTTTCCGTTCCAAGTCATTAAGgggggtggaggtcagaggtcacacaacGTTCTTGCACagtgttttgaatgtttgtgtagatggagCAGTTTTCACAGTTAGTGGGAGTGCATTCCAGCTTTCTGCACCTCTATATGCAAATGTTCGTTTCCCAGATTCTAGCTTAACCTTCGGAATTCTCAACGATAACCCAACACTAAGGTCTATTCCTAACAATAACCCTAACCCAACACCTAGATTGAgtcctaaccctaactctaacccaaCACCAACACCAACGTCCTAACCCAAACACTAATGCTAACCCAAAACATCGAGTCCAAACCTTACCCTTACCCAACATCTTGAGTCCTAATCTTATTCCAACAACCAGGATGAttgctaaccctaaccctgaccctaaccctagccctagctCTACCTCTAGCCCCAAACCCTACCCCAAAAACCTaccctacccctacccctacccctacccctacccctacccctaaccctaacaatTGTCAAAGTTGAAATCTGAGTTGACTGGTCTGACTCGTCCTTGTTAGTTGTGAAGCACTAGTCAGCTCTACAGCAGCGTGAAGTCACACACGACAGCGGGAGTTCCTCGTTCAAACATCATTTAAGACTTTCCACCCTACCGGGGCTGGCTTCGCTTATATCGACTGTACCCGTGGTTAGCTCGCCCTCCACGGTGTAGTACTCGTCAGGGTCCGACTCCACGCCGAAGAACGTTCCCGTCAGGTCGGGGAGACGCAGGTCGATGAAAAGGATGATGGCGCCCAGAATCACGCAGATCAAACCTTTGGGGGAGAAAAAGAGGTGGGGTTATAAATTTGCTCAAATGTGTGGACGCATCTGGTCCTCAGCTTTTGGGCTACGGTCTGAGGTGGATATGAGAGAATGTACAAATCCCACCTTCAATGGGAACGAGGTCCATGCATCAAACTTTCCAGCACTTATAGGACCCAGCGCTTCCACACAGATAATATTAGCTTATGTACTCAGACAataggagctaattgactctgTAGATCAACCTTGTCTTGACttctttcttatttttgtttccTGAAATTTGTTTGCATCAcctttgcatttcaattcattataGCCATTGTATTAAACCTTCTTTTCaacagatctgctcagtgtcactgacaaatgGTGGTGGATTTTACCTAAGGGCGTGGTCATATAGGTCGTGCGATTGTcatacgatcgctaactttgggcattttggaggacaaaaatgtacgtctcctgcaaagttcaactgtcttcgTACACAAGATGCTGTTTCGGATCCATGTCAGTGGTTGGTCTGTCTCCTGCTTGAAAATCtgatggcatcaaaatcgtacaatgATCGCACTGTCTATGTGACTGCgccctgaaacgtctgaccatttccaaaatcatagccagctgcttgagtaattgctatttgaaGTAGTCATTTCCACTGTGACAGTGACTTGAAATATTGGAGACACagttgagggtctgcatgctcttttccgtaaggcgtaggcagcctatttttatttcccgtaattcgtagcgaaAGCTGTCTcattcacgtaattcgtagcgaggcaacCAAATTTTGCGTAATTACTATCCTTAATTTTTGCGTAATACGTAGCTGAACTCAGCATAAAGTGTTGTGGGAGACCCCCATGCAGGCCCACACAGTTGTGCTACTCACCCACAGCCAATGTCAGCCAGAAGCACCAGCCGTAGTGAAACGTCATGATCGTCGTCCCGATGGGGATCTTCAGTTCTGGTCCGAACCGCAGCCCGGCAAAGAGGATGTTGCCCAGCAACATGACCCCGCCCGTCAGCATCATGAAGTAGGCTCCGTACCGGATGAACATGCAGAACAGGATGTTGGTGAGGATCCATAGAGGGAAGGCGGTCCTAGAAATAAAGAGGGAAGTGGTTACTACGAAGAGCCAATTACACAACAAAAATTGACTCAGAGGTGTATCCCAGTGTAAATTGGTATCGGACTATCGTTATCACAGCCTGGGTAGCATTTGGGTAGTTGTTCGTTCCgatatttatcattattatatcgGTCGCTTCTCGACTATTCCAACTTGGACATCTCTAACTTCTGGAATATTCAATTCTAGCCCAGATTTTGGacgagggtgctgattggtctcTCCTGGGTGGGAGTTTGCTCCGATGTTTGATTCTGCTACCCAAGAAACTTGAAATGGTTAACTGATTACTGTACTCAAACTGACATCATAACAAAAAGATTTGCATACAGTtcccagacaggtagcagaagcaGACTGCTTATTTGATCCACCAGAATGATACATCAGACAGTGCCACAATTGGGATTGTGCTTTTAGCCCTCATTTTTCAACTTGGTCCATGGCCAGTCAGCTAGCCAACTCGGTCCAACACCCTGGTCTGGTCAACTCCACTCAACAACCTAACCCTGGCTGATTCGACCAAGGTGTTGGGCCGAGATGGGCActaatatgcaataaacttcattgtcattgtcattgcctGAATCACTACATAATAGACATACCACAGCATGATGTGTGCGTAGAATCCCGACAGACGGTAGCTGCGTCCCCAGCGGATGTTCTCTCCGTCCAGTGTGAAGTACTCTGCGATCCACAGGATGGGGTACGGCAGGCCCTTGAACTGTGCCTCGCGGAACTCTCGGTTCACGAGTCCAGCTGGCAGAtaaaatgacaatgatctttattagcatgttcctgcccatgtgggctaaatacagcaaatcccatgatgggatactaaagactaagtactattacatgtagtattaacaattgaataaacaatacatctgtaccttatgctatcactatatctaacgtttacaggacttcccttttcttaaaacatgtgtatacgaactcacagagtttgtgtcatacaaagttgtctgtggttgtcattatgcGTACATACAGCTTGTCGTTGGTTAACTttttacatcgtgtatctacatTGAGAGTACTGATAAAAGAGTTGCACATGTCACTGTATAAAGAACACTCTAATATTAAAtggacttcattttctatacggttggagttacaaagtgtacagagtctattattcggaggagtctggttgtatcttcccacttcaatttgataaaaaaggaatctttttgcaaaacatttacattttaacTGTAAGAATGAAAGACGTCCTCACTTGAACTTCCAAGGTATAAGTTTTACAAAATATGCCAAATACAATATGACCCTGAcagtagcctgatttaatcacgcttcttaggcccgtcctacattgccgcgggaggaggctacaagctTTGGATAGCAGGAGTTTGCGTTATAATTACACAGACTACCCTGACAGTatctaatactaatagtaatagtgtATTGTttgttattggttattgggtgggctaaCTTAGTAACTAGCTCTATTAGCATGAGGCCTCGTCGGAGGTGTCACGACACATTCATATTGAGTCACCGGGACATTTCATCATCTtggacaaagtacaaatattggaCACCGAACTGGATTACTTTGcgaggggggtaaaggaggccatctacattaaagcacatcagccgacactcaacagagatgggggccgatatcgtctgccaggcatttatgattcgttactcgaatcacgtgtctctaagtcacgtgatcagagtaactgaatcgtcactcctgaagaaggtcgacggaagtgcgactgaaaattcgaggtaagctaattttggtgttgtaagacagtggaaaatcttcaataacTAGCTCTATCTTTACAGCCTGGGCCTGAATTACGAGGAGCTTACAACACCCGTCGCTACCCTGTAGATTGACCAAGAATTTGAATACCAGGCTTTGACCAATACTTACCAAACGTTCTGAAGAAGTTGCATCCTCGTGTCCTAAATTACGACGATGCatcaaaacatacaacacactacCCAGTCACATCAAATCATCAAACTCACGTGCTTTCAAAGAGAAAATCTGGTCTTGGACAAAAACTCATAGACATAAtttaaggtcgcataacacagtatttatgggcgacccccgtggacataagtagatcgggcacaaaataggtcgtcgcagttcttgaaaagccatagaaatttttctgtgcacgtcagcgagtcggaaactgtggtgaatagtaga comes from Branchiostoma floridae strain S238N-H82 chromosome 2, Bfl_VNyyK, whole genome shotgun sequence and encodes:
- the LOC118409772 gene encoding dual oxidase maturation factor 1-like isoform X2, whose product is MGFFDFNRVDGGPTLYASNKTAVTVDVLEIGFIFAICILAFSFLVILPGVRGMQRLYFALKVFFSIFVLAVIMLGNFGMEWEVSEVETGVQYKAFHNEEIHATIGVKIGLRAANITLKGDGKHLNSEKIDYNERFWWGGERQWTQGRNFFGPFAGLVNREFREAQFKGLPYPILWIAEYFTLDGENIRWGRSYRLSGFYAHIMLWTAFPLWILTNILFCMFIRYGAYFMMLTGGVMLLGNILFAGLRFGPELKIPIGTTIMTFHYGWCFWLTLAVGLICVILGAIILFIDLRLPDLTGTFFGVESDPDEYYTVEGELTTDDSPKEVSRLVPSKNGPPTDDNAIYENYENPYRRRISTRGVSRFQKSRKKPVAAPRRRTARSTPSSGLHPDSAIREEPEAEADQGGNVAIQMEDIQAQA
- the LOC118409772 gene encoding dual oxidase maturation factor 1-like isoform X1 — protein: MGFFDFNRVDGGPTLYASNKTAVTVDVLEIGFIFAICILAFSFLVILPGVRGMQRLYFALKVFFSIFVLAVIMLGNFGMEWEVSEVETGVQYKAFHNEEIHATIGVKIGLRAANITLKGDGKHLNSEKIDYNERFWWGGERQWTQGRNFFGPFAGLVNREFREAQFKGLPYPILWIAEYFTLDGENIRWGRSYRLSGFYAHIMLWTAFPLWILTNILFCMFIRYGAYFMMLTGGVMLLGNILFAGLRFGPELKIPIGTTIMTFHYGWCFWLTLAVGLICVILGAIILFIDLRLPDLTGTFFGVESDPDEYYTVEGELTTGTVDISEASPDDSPKEVSRLVPSKNGPPTDDNAIYENYENPYRRRISTRGVSRFQKSRKKPVAAPRRRTARSTPSSGLHPDSAIREEPEAEADQGGNVAIQMEDIQAQA